The DNA sequence CGGTTGCAGGCGAACAGCGCGCCGAGCACCTCCTCGCCGATGGCGAGAGGCACACCGAGGAACGAGACCAGTCCCTCCCGCTCGACCGCGGTGTCGATGCCCGCGTCGTGCGGAGCTTCGGCCATGTCCGGGTAGCTGCTGACCCACGCCGGCTCGCGTGTCTCCGCCACGAGACTCGCCAGCCCGTAGCCGGCAGGCACCAGCAGGTCGCGGAACTCCGGAGTGACGGTGCCCGCCGAGTAGCGCACGCGGAGATCGCCCTGCTCGTTGTCGACCTCGGACAGGTACGTGACATCGGTGCCCATGAGCTCGTGCGCCCGCTCCACGAGCCGGCGCAGCACGTCGGTCACGTCCTGCAGCCGCACGAGCTCGCGCGCGGTCCAGAACAGCGCCTCGAGCTCGGTCGCGCGCCGACGCAGTCGCGCGGTCTGCTGCTGGGAGTCTCGCACCGCGGCGACGAGCTGGTCGCGCTCCTCGCCGGTCACGTCGGCCTCGACGAGCATCCTGCTCACGGCCGTCGTGCGCTCGCCCGGCTGCGCACGCGTCGCCGCGAGGACCTCGCGCACGAGCGCGGCGGGGCTCACTGCTGTGTCGGTCAATGCGTCTCCTCGGGCAGCGACGATCGGGACTGCCAGCAGTCTATGAGGGCGAGCCGACCCGCATCGCCGTGCGCGACGGGAACGACGGCGGCCGTCGCGTCGCGAACGCGTCGAGACCCTCGCGGGCGTCGTCGCTCGCGAACGCCTGCTGACCGAGAGCGGCCTCCTGCCGGAACGCCTCGTCCTCCGGCAGGTCGGCGAGGGCGCGCACGGCGCGCTTCACCGTGGCGATGGCGGTCCCGCTGCGCTGCAGCAGCTCTTCCGCGAGTCCGATCGCCTCGTTCATGAGGTCTGCTCCGGGTAGGACGCGGTTCACGAGGCCGTATCTCAGCGCCGTCTCCGCGTCGATGCGGGTGCCCCGCAGCATCAGGTCCATGGCGAAGGCGTACGGGATCTGACGGATCAGTCGCACGAGCGTGCCACCGGCCGGGACCACGCCCACCCCCGTCTCGGGCAGCGCGAACTGCGCCTCAGTGGCTGCGAGCCGGATATCGGTCGACAGCATGATCTCGAAACCGCCGCCCAGGCACAGTCCGTTGATCGCCGCGATCACCGGCTTCTCGAGGGTCGAGTGCTTCTGATGGGCGGCATCCCACTCGCTGATGTCGAACCTCTCCGCGGTGAGAGCGGGGATCGACTCCCCGAGGTCGGCCCCCACGCAGAAGGCCCTGTCGCCGGCCCCCGTGAGCACCGCGACCCCGATGCCCGGATCGTCGCGGACCTCGGCGAAGGCAGCCCCGAGCTCGTCGTACATCGACAGTGTGAGCGCGTTGAGCTTCTCGGGGCGGTCGATCGTGATGATCCCGACGCCGCCGTCGCTCTCCAGCCGGATCGACATCAGATCGCACCCTCCGCACGCAGTGCCGCGACGTCGTCCGGCGCGAACCCGAGCAGGTCGGCGAGCACCCGGTCCGTGTGCTCGCCGCGCGCAGGCGCCGCTCCCGACGTCTGCGGCGGCGTCCGGTCGAGCTTCACGGGCGAGCCGAACGTGCGCAGCGATCCGTGGCCGGGGTACTCGGTCTCCACGATCATGCCCCGCGCCGCGATCTGCGGGTCCTCCACGACCTCGCCGATGTCCTTGACAGCGCTCAGCGGCACCAGGTCGCCGGCGAGGGCCTCGAGCTCCGCCTTCGTGCGGTCGGCGAACCATCCCAGCACGAGCGGGCGCACCTTCTCGCGGTACACGTCGGCATCGAACCGCGTGGCCATCGCCTGCAGATCGGGATGGTCCGCCCAATCGGCCGCGCTTCCGAAGGTCTCGCACGAGATGCGCCAGAACTTGTCGGTGTATCCGCCGAAGAACACGAACCCGTCCTTACAAGGGAACAGCTCGTACGGGCGCACGAACGGGTGCTCGTTGCCGAGCGGCTCCGGCACGATGCCCTCTGCCGTGTACGACACGACCGCGTTCTCGGTGAGGGTCAGCACCGAGTCCTGCTGCGAGATGTCGACGAGCTGCCCCTCGCCCGTCTGCTCGGCGTGCCTGAGCGCCGCGAGGATGCCGATCACCCCGTACAGACTCGCCGCCAGGTCTCCGATGATCGTCCCGACGCGCGTGGGCGGTCGGCCCGCCTCCCCGTTCATCGACCACAGGCCGCCCGTGGCCTGCGCGCTGTTGTCGTACGCGGGACGCAGCCGATACGGACCGGTCTGCCCGTACCCGCTCAATGCGGCGTACACGAGGCGAGGATTGACCTCCCTGAGTCGGTCGTACCCGTGTCCGAGCCGCTCCATCGTGCCCGGGCGGAAGTTCTCGACGAGCACGTCGGCCTGTCTCACGAGCCGGTCGAGCACCTCGGCGGCGCCGGGGCTCTTGAGGTTCAGGGTGACCCCCAGCTTGTTGCGGTTGAACTGGGCGAAGAAGCCGCTCAGAGGCTCGCCGTCCGTGCCGGGCAGCAGCGGCGGGAAGGTGCGGGTGTAGTCAGGGTCGTCGGGGTTCTCGACCTTGATCACGGTGGCTCCGAGATCCGCGAGGATCATCGAGCAGTACGGCCCGGCGACCACGCGCGTGACGTCGACCACCACCACCCCCGCCAGGGACCCGGGCGCGGCGTCGATGCCGGCCCAACCGCTCAGGAGGTGGCGCGTGGTGTCGTCGATCATCGGGTGATTCCTTCCGTCGTGGATGATTCGCCGTCGCGTCCGGCAGCGCGACGGGTGAGGCGGTGCAGCACCGTGACCGAGAAGAGGGTCACCAGTCCCGCGACCACCATGTAGAGGGCGATCGCCCAGGAGCCGCCGAACACGTCGAGCAGCTCGAGGTAGATGATCGGCACGAACGCCGAGCCGGCGATGGTGCCGATGCCCAGCGCGAGCGACATGCCCGTGTAGCGGATGCGCACGTCGAACGCCTGGGCGTAGAGCACGCCGAGGGTGCCGTAGGTCGCGCAGAAGCCGACCGTCGTCGCGATGTACGCGACGTACGCGGCGAGGAGGCTGCCTGTGTCGATGAGCCAGAAGGCGGGGAACGCGAGCACGACGGAGACGACGGTGCCCGCGGCGAAGACCCGCGCCACGCCGAAGCGGTCGGCGAGCCGGCCGGCGAGCGGGAGTCCGACCAGCGCCAGCACCGAGCACACCGTCGCGATCGTCAGCATCTCCGGCTGGGTGTGACCGACGAAGCGGGTGCCGTACGTGAGGCTGAACGTGAACAGCATGTAGAACACCGCGCCGATGACGGCGAAGCTCAACGCCGCGAAGATCACCTGACCCGGGTGCGTCTTGAGCGTGTCCCACAGCGGAACACGCGCCTCGCGTCCGGCTTCGCGCATCTTCTCGAACTCCGGGGTCTCGGTGATCCGGAGCCGGATGAACAGGCCGACGAGCACCAGCACCGCGCTGATGAGGAACGGCACCCGCCAGCCCCACGTCGAGAACGCGTCACCCGGCAGCGCCACCAGCGGAAGGAAGACGAGCGTCGAGAACGTGAGCCCCAGAGCGAGACCGACCTGCGGGAAGCTGCCGAGGAAGGCGCGACGCCGCGGCTCGGCGTGCTCGACGACGAGCAGGACCGCACCGCCCCACTCGCCGCCGAGGGCGAACCCCTGCACGAACCGGAGCACCATCAGCAGGATCGGAGCGGCGATCCCGATCGCGGTGTAGGTCGGCAGGAGGCCGATGAGGAACGTGGCGACGCCCATGAGAACGAGCGACAGCACCAGCATCCTCTTGCGTCCGATCCGATCGCCGAAGTGCCCGAAGACGATGGAGCCCAGCGGACGGCCGAAGTAGCCGACCGCGATGCCGCCGAAGGCGAGGATCGTGCCGACCAACGGGTCGTAGTCGGGGAAGAACAGGGAGTTGAGGATCAGCGCGGCGGCCGTCGAGTAGGCGAAGAAGTCGAACCACTCGACGGTCGTGCCGACGACGCTCGAGGCGACGATGGTGCGGATCTGCGAGGACGGGGCCGGCGTCGGTTCCGAGGATCCGGTCGATCCGCGCGGGGCGGTGGATGCCGATGTCATGGGTGCGTTCCTTCCACGGCGTCCTCGTCGACGCCGTGGCTCCAGCGTGTCAGCGAGCAGCCTGCGCGAACCATGGCGCGCGCCACCACATCGGCGCCGTTCCGGTGGCTCCCGCGCACACGGTGGTGCGCAGCGACATCCCGGTGCTCAGCCGACGCTCGCACGACGGTGTGGACTGAGCCCACCATCCCGACCCGATGGTGTGCTCCGCGCACATGAGGTCGCGAGTCCGGTTTTCCTAGCCTGGAGATCGCCGCCGACGACCGGCGTGCCCGACACAGTGGAGTGCCATGGACATCGACATCGCCGACGACATCGACCGCCCCGGACTGGATCCGCGAGACCAGCGACGCCGAGCCGTGATCGGAAGCTCGGTCGGAACGATCATCGAGTGGTACGACTTCACGCTGTACGGTCTCGCGTCGGCCCTCGTGTTCGCGCCGCTGTTCTTCCCGGGCGGCGGCGACTTCGCCGGGCTCCTCGGCGCTTTCGCGACGTTCGCCGTCGGTTTCGGCGCGCGTCCGATCGGTGGCTTGGTCTTCGCCCACTTCGGCGACCGCATCGGTCGCAAAGGCACGCTGCTCGCGACGCTGCTCATGATGGGCATCGCCACCACGCTGATCGGGCTCCTCCCGACCGCGGAGACCATCGGCATCTGGGCGCCGATCCTCCTCATCGTGCTGCGTCTCTTCCAGGGCGCGGGCGCCGGGGCCGAGTTCGCCGGCGCCATGACCATGGCCAGCGAGTCGTCGGACACGCGGAACCGCGCGTTCATCGCGGGCTTCCCCGGAGCCTCCGTCTATCTCGGCATGGCTCTCGCGACCTCGACGTTCGCGCTCATCAGCCTGCTGCCCTCCGACCAGTTCCAGGCGTGGGGCTGGCGCATCCCGTTCATCGCGAGCATCGTGATCGTCGCGTTCGCCCTCTACTTCCGTCTGCGCGTGAAGGAGACGGCGGCGTTCGAGGCGGCGGAGCGCGAGGGCACCGTGTCGCACGCGCCGCTCGCCCTCGCCGTGCGCTCGCACTGGCGCACGCTGCTCGCGGGTATGGCGTTCTTCGTGTTCGCCCTGCCGTGGGTGTACATCGTCCAGACGTTCTCGATCTCGTACACGACCGGCACCCTGACCGTGAATCCCACGCACGCGCTCATCGGCCTCATCGTCGCCGAGCTCCTCACCATCCCCGCCACCCTCGGGTTCGGGAGGCTCGCCGACCGGATCGGCCGCAAACCCGTGCTGCTGGGCGCCGCGATCTTCGCGATCGTGTTCGCGT is a window from the Microbacterium sp. LWO14-1.2 genome containing:
- a CDS encoding CoA transferase, with product MIDDTTRHLLSGWAGIDAAPGSLAGVVVVDVTRVVAGPYCSMILADLGATVIKVENPDDPDYTRTFPPLLPGTDGEPLSGFFAQFNRNKLGVTLNLKSPGAAEVLDRLVRQADVLVENFRPGTMERLGHGYDRLREVNPRLVYAALSGYGQTGPYRLRPAYDNSAQATGGLWSMNGEAGRPPTRVGTIIGDLAASLYGVIGILAALRHAEQTGEGQLVDISQQDSVLTLTENAVVSYTAEGIVPEPLGNEHPFVRPYELFPCKDGFVFFGGYTDKFWRISCETFGSAADWADHPDLQAMATRFDADVYREKVRPLVLGWFADRTKAELEALAGDLVPLSAVKDIGEVVEDPQIAARGMIVETEYPGHGSLRTFGSPVKLDRTPPQTSGAAPARGEHTDRVLADLLGFAPDDVAALRAEGAI
- a CDS encoding MFS transporter, which encodes MDIDIADDIDRPGLDPRDQRRRAVIGSSVGTIIEWYDFTLYGLASALVFAPLFFPGGGDFAGLLGAFATFAVGFGARPIGGLVFAHFGDRIGRKGTLLATLLMMGIATTLIGLLPTAETIGIWAPILLIVLRLFQGAGAGAEFAGAMTMASESSDTRNRAFIAGFPGASVYLGMALATSTFALISLLPSDQFQAWGWRIPFIASIVIVAFALYFRLRVKETAAFEAAEREGTVSHAPLALAVRSHWRTLLAGMAFFVFALPWVYIVQTFSISYTTGTLTVNPTHALIGLIVAELLTIPATLGFGRLADRIGRKPVLLGAAIFAIVFAFPLFLLFQTENSVLVALGLILGLAIVQGATIGVSAAMLAELFPTRMRWSGIAISREIPAALVGGTAPLVATALVGLTGGTPWLVAAYLVGLSVIGVIGIASLPETLPRASATTDAQGTKDAGAAERTPDAASRR
- a CDS encoding MFS transporter, which translates into the protein MTSASTAPRGSTGSSEPTPAPSSQIRTIVASSVVGTTVEWFDFFAYSTAAALILNSLFFPDYDPLVGTILAFGGIAVGYFGRPLGSIVFGHFGDRIGRKRMLVLSLVLMGVATFLIGLLPTYTAIGIAAPILLMVLRFVQGFALGGEWGGAVLLVVEHAEPRRRAFLGSFPQVGLALGLTFSTLVFLPLVALPGDAFSTWGWRVPFLISAVLVLVGLFIRLRITETPEFEKMREAGREARVPLWDTLKTHPGQVIFAALSFAVIGAVFYMLFTFSLTYGTRFVGHTQPEMLTIATVCSVLALVGLPLAGRLADRFGVARVFAAGTVVSVVLAFPAFWLIDTGSLLAAYVAYIATTVGFCATYGTLGVLYAQAFDVRIRYTGMSLALGIGTIAGSAFVPIIYLELLDVFGGSWAIALYMVVAGLVTLFSVTVLHRLTRRAAGRDGESSTTEGITR
- a CDS encoding enoyl-CoA hydratase/isomerase family protein; protein product: MSIRLESDGGVGIITIDRPEKLNALTLSMYDELGAAFAEVRDDPGIGVAVLTGAGDRAFCVGADLGESIPALTAERFDISEWDAAHQKHSTLEKPVIAAINGLCLGGGFEIMLSTDIRLAATEAQFALPETGVGVVPAGGTLVRLIRQIPYAFAMDLMLRGTRIDAETALRYGLVNRVLPGADLMNEAIGLAEELLQRSGTAIATVKRAVRALADLPEDEAFRQEAALGQQAFASDDAREGLDAFATRRPPSFPSRTAMRVGSPS